A portion of the Clostridium gelidum genome contains these proteins:
- the agrD gene encoding cyclic lactone autoinducer peptide AgrD — MQKSINIFSAILLNIFNLVSKSSCHTLFGEPDYPEELLK; from the coding sequence ATGCAAAAATCTATAAACATTTTTTCAGCCATACTACTTAATATATTTAATTTAGTATCTAAGTCAAGTTGTCATACTTTATTTGGTGAGCCAGATTATCCTGAAGAATTATTAAAA